In Aequorivita sp. H23M31, a single window of DNA contains:
- a CDS encoding DUF6146 family protein: MRTMLLLLGLSLAIYGCSSGNKVIHSSDTNKNDTIRIANDSLEYQIIIIEQGFDTWLLSQPPRGFYDQSYLEAKNRMFVTDYNSRVRQPSNSRNIYSDEINYDPRVDYGYEVNYLLYNYFVYFQEKYKQHLTGGRN; this comes from the coding sequence ATGAGAACCATGCTTTTACTTCTAGGACTTTCACTTGCCATTTATGGCTGTAGCTCGGGAAATAAAGTAATCCATAGTTCTGATACCAATAAGAATGACACCATCCGTATTGCAAACGACAGTTTGGAATATCAGATAATAATCATTGAACAGGGATTTGATACGTGGCTTCTTTCCCAGCCGCCCCGAGGTTTTTACGACCAGTCCTACTTAGAGGCAAAAAACCGCATGTTTGTAACTGATTATAATAGTCGGGTAAGACAGCCAAGTAACTCACGAAACATCTATTCCGACGAAATCAATTACGATCCAAGAGTGGATTATGGATATGAAGTGAATTATCTGCTCTATAATTATTTTGTGTATTTTCAAGAGAAATACAAACAACATTTAACAGGAGGAAGAAATTGA
- a CDS encoding D-2-hydroxyacid dehydrogenase, with protein MKILANDGISQSGIDTLREAGFETLNVHVAQEQLNNYINDQKVDVLLVRSATKVSKDLIDNCPTLKIIGRGGVGMDNIDVEYALKNNIKVINTPTSSAASVAELVLAHLLTGVRFLHDSNRNMPLEGESRFKELKKKYSAGRELRGKTLGIIGFGKIGREVAKMALGCGMNVIASDQESGKADIKLSFFDGQSITLEIRTEPVEKLLKKSDFISLHVPAQSGYLIGKDEIARMKDGVGIVNTSRGGVLNEVALLNAIESGKVSFAALDVFEDEPSPSVQILMNENVSLSPHIGGSTLEAQDRIGKELAEQIIEIFKAEKI; from the coding sequence ATGAAAATATTAGCCAACGACGGAATCTCACAAAGTGGAATCGATACATTAAGAGAGGCGGGATTTGAAACTTTAAATGTACACGTAGCCCAAGAACAACTGAACAATTACATCAATGACCAAAAAGTTGATGTGCTTTTAGTACGTAGCGCTACCAAAGTAAGCAAAGATTTGATCGATAACTGCCCTACATTGAAAATTATTGGCCGCGGTGGTGTTGGTATGGATAATATTGATGTGGAGTACGCTTTAAAAAACAATATAAAGGTAATAAATACACCTACGTCTTCAGCCGCGTCGGTAGCGGAGCTTGTTCTCGCACACTTGCTTACTGGCGTTCGTTTTTTGCACGACTCCAATAGAAATATGCCTTTGGAAGGAGAATCCCGATTTAAGGAATTAAAAAAGAAATACAGTGCAGGCCGTGAGCTTCGCGGAAAAACCCTCGGAATCATTGGCTTCGGAAAAATAGGACGCGAAGTTGCTAAAATGGCCCTGGGCTGCGGGATGAATGTAATTGCAAGCGATCAGGAATCGGGGAAAGCGGATATTAAATTGAGTTTCTTTGATGGCCAGAGTATTACCTTGGAAATAAGAACCGAGCCCGTAGAGAAATTATTAAAAAAGAGTGACTTCATCAGTTTGCACGTGCCTGCGCAATCCGGTTATTTAATTGGAAAAGATGAAATTGCCCGTATGAAAGATGGAGTTGGTATCGTCAATACCTCTCGTGGTGGCGTTCTAAATGAAGTAGCCCTTTTAAATGCCATAGAAAGTGGAAAAGTTTCCTTCGCGGCACTGGATGTTTTTGAGGACGAACCTTCACCTTCGGTACAAATACTGATGAATGAGAATGTTTCGCTCAGCCCTCATATTGGTGGAAGCACGTTGGAAGCGCAAGATAGAATTGGAAAAGAACTGGCAGAACAAATTATAGAAATTTTTAAGGCGGAGAAAATTTAA
- the serC gene encoding 3-phosphoserine/phosphohydroxythreonine transaminase, with product MKKHNFSAGPSILPQSVLEKASEAVLNFNDLDLSILEISHRSKDFVEVMENARDLALKHLGLQNKGYQALFLQGGASMQFLMTAYNLLEQKAAYLNTGVWSDKAIKEAKLIGDVVEVATSKSDNFNFIPKNYAVPSDVDYFHCTSNNTIYGTQMHKFPNTDVPIVCDMSSDIFSRELDFSRFSLIYAGAQKNMGPAGTTLVVVKEDILGKVSRAIPSMLNYQVQIDKESMFNTPPVFSVYVSFLTLQWLEQEGGISSIEKVNNQKADMLYKEIDRNPLFKGYVANVEDRSKMNATFNLVNDQLKETFDSHAKAAGVSGINGHRSVGGYRASLYNALPLESVKVLVEVMQEVERGA from the coding sequence ATGAAAAAACATAATTTTAGTGCCGGTCCAAGTATTTTGCCGCAATCTGTTTTGGAGAAAGCTTCTGAAGCAGTCTTGAACTTCAACGATTTGGATCTTTCTATTTTGGAAATATCGCATCGAAGCAAAGATTTTGTGGAAGTCATGGAAAATGCACGAGACCTGGCATTAAAACATCTGGGACTTCAGAATAAAGGATATCAGGCTCTATTTCTTCAAGGTGGGGCAAGTATGCAATTTTTAATGACGGCCTACAATCTTTTGGAACAAAAAGCAGCCTATTTAAACACTGGCGTATGGAGCGATAAAGCAATTAAAGAAGCGAAATTGATTGGAGATGTTGTGGAAGTAGCAACTTCAAAAAGTGATAATTTTAATTTCATTCCTAAAAATTACGCAGTCCCTTCGGATGTAGATTATTTTCATTGTACAAGCAATAATACCATCTACGGCACCCAGATGCATAAATTTCCAAATACGGACGTCCCAATTGTGTGCGACATGAGTAGTGATATTTTTTCACGGGAACTGGATTTTTCCAGATTTAGTTTGATTTATGCGGGTGCACAAAAAAATATGGGTCCCGCCGGAACCACCTTAGTAGTGGTAAAAGAGGATATTTTGGGAAAAGTAAGTCGTGCCATCCCTTCTATGCTCAACTATCAAGTTCAGATAGACAAGGAAAGTATGTTTAATACGCCACCCGTTTTTTCTGTTTATGTTTCCTTTCTTACTTTACAATGGCTCGAACAAGAGGGCGGAATTTCATCAATCGAAAAGGTAAACAATCAAAAAGCCGATATGCTCTACAAAGAAATAGACCGTAATCCATTATTTAAAGGCTACGTAGCTAACGTTGAAGATCGTTCAAAGATGAATGCTACTTTCAACCTCGTGAATGACCAACTGAAAGAAACTTTCGATTCCCACGCAAAAGCGGCGGGCGTCAGTGGTATTAATGGTCATCGAAGTGTTGGTGGGTATCGCGCCTCCCTATACAATGCGCTGCCTTTGGAAAGCGTTAAAGTTCTGGTTGAGGTTATGCAGGAAGTTGAACGGGGAGCCTAA
- a CDS encoding acyl-CoA reductase has product MELKQRINALTRLGNILGELSNDRAFHNLDLEFESILTKAQAENGWFTLENIKFALQNWSKTLTEENLTRWVSKYDFKSFSSENVKTVAIVMAGNVPLVGFHDFISVLITGNKVLTKLSSNDRVLLPFLSGKLIATEPDFENYIQFTEGKLKDFDAVIATGSDNTSRYFDFYFQKYPHIIRRNRNSVAVLTGNETEKELALLSDDIFRYFGLGCRNVSKLYVPQNYNFDKFFNAVYSWKEIINNHKYINNYDYNKAVYLMDSLPLLDNEFLLLKEDSAFSSPIAVVFYEKYNSDSDVLELLKEHSENLQCIVSNKPGINGIPFGKTQNPELWDYADGVDTVEFLLSLTRG; this is encoded by the coding sequence ATGGAATTAAAACAAAGAATTAATGCATTGACGAGGCTCGGAAATATCCTTGGCGAGCTTAGTAATGACAGGGCATTCCACAACCTTGATCTCGAATTCGAATCTATTCTAACAAAAGCCCAGGCAGAAAACGGATGGTTTACTCTTGAAAACATAAAATTCGCCCTTCAAAATTGGTCTAAAACGCTGACGGAAGAGAATCTGACACGGTGGGTTTCAAAATATGATTTCAAAAGTTTCTCCTCAGAAAATGTAAAAACTGTTGCAATCGTGATGGCAGGAAATGTTCCCTTGGTAGGTTTTCACGATTTTATTTCAGTTTTGATTACTGGGAATAAGGTCCTCACCAAACTTTCTTCCAATGATCGGGTTCTTCTCCCCTTTTTAAGCGGTAAACTAATTGCTACAGAACCGGATTTTGAAAATTATATTCAGTTTACTGAAGGTAAATTAAAAGATTTTGATGCTGTAATCGCTACCGGAAGTGATAATACCTCGCGCTATTTCGATTTTTATTTCCAGAAATACCCTCACATCATAAGGAGAAACAGAAATTCCGTGGCTGTCCTTACCGGAAATGAAACCGAAAAAGAGTTAGCCTTACTCTCCGATGATATATTTAGATACTTCGGACTTGGTTGCCGGAATGTTTCAAAATTATATGTTCCACAAAACTACAATTTCGATAAATTCTTTAACGCTGTTTATTCTTGGAAAGAAATTATAAACAACCATAAATACATCAACAATTACGATTACAACAAGGCAGTGTATTTAATGGATAGTTTACCACTTTTGGACAACGAATTCTTATTGCTGAAAGAAGATAGTGCTTTCTCCTCTCCCATTGCCGTTGTGTTTTATGAAAAATACAACTCCGATTCCGATGTATTAGAACTCTTAAAAGAGCATTCCGAAAACCTCCAATGTATCGTTTCAAATAAACCGGGAATAAACGGCATCCCCTTTGGAAAAACCCAGAATCCGGAATTATGGGATTATGCGGATGGAGTGGATACGGTCGAATTTTTATTAAGCCTTACACGGGGTTAA
- a CDS encoding 4Fe-4S binding protein yields MAIIITDECINCGACEPECPNNAIYEGADDWRYSDGTDLSGKVVLPDGKEVDADEVQKPISDEIYFIVADKCTECMGFHDEPQCAAVCPVDCCVPDEDNVETKEELLAKQAFMHKE; encoded by the coding sequence ATGGCAATTATTATAACAGATGAATGTATCAACTGTGGTGCCTGCGAACCTGAATGCCCAAATAATGCAATATATGAAGGTGCCGACGATTGGAGATATTCCGACGGAACCGACCTAAGTGGAAAAGTTGTATTGCCAGATGGCAAAGAGGTTGATGCCGACGAGGTGCAGAAACCGATCAGTGACGAAATATATTTCATTGTCGCCGATAAATGTACGGAGTGCATGGGCTTTCATGATGAGCCGCAATGTGCTGCGGTTTGTCCTGTGGACTGCTGCGTTCCGGATGAAGACAATGTGGAAACCAAAGAGGAGCTATTGGCCAAACAGGCCTTTATGCATAAAGAGTAA
- a CDS encoding GNAT family N-acetyltransferase → MITIKEVTFKNGLKKFVTFPFDLYKDCEYWVPSLIKDEMETLNPDKNPVFKNAEAFYYLAYKEKEIVGRIAVIINHLEINEQGKKKIRFGWLDMIDDIEVTKALLDKVYQKGREFNLEYAEGPVGFSNMEKAGILTMGFKEMNTMITWYHYPYYAEHMKQLGFEKQATWVEYRIKIPDTIFEKVAKFSKIVRERYKLSVIRFKNKKEILPYVEDMFGLLNKTYNTLQTFVPIQQYQIEYYKKKYFSFIHPDYICCIKDENGKLIAFSVVMPSFSKALKKANGKLFPFGWSYVVAAQRKNDTAAFYLIGIDPEYQGKGVTAIIFEEMQHLFNSKGIQTVETNPELKENTAVQLLWKDYNPQQHKERSTFRKDL, encoded by the coding sequence ATGATTACAATTAAAGAAGTAACCTTTAAAAATGGTCTTAAGAAGTTTGTAACTTTTCCTTTCGATCTATATAAAGACTGCGAATATTGGGTTCCCTCGTTAATCAAAGACGAAATGGAAACCCTGAATCCAGATAAAAATCCAGTTTTCAAGAACGCCGAAGCTTTTTATTATCTCGCCTATAAAGAAAAAGAAATTGTTGGCCGTATTGCCGTAATTATCAACCATCTTGAAATAAACGAACAAGGAAAGAAAAAAATCCGTTTCGGATGGTTGGACATGATAGATGATATTGAAGTTACAAAGGCTCTTCTTGACAAAGTATATCAAAAGGGACGTGAATTCAATCTGGAATACGCCGAAGGACCTGTAGGATTTAGCAACATGGAAAAAGCTGGAATTCTAACTATGGGTTTTAAAGAGATGAACACTATGATCACTTGGTACCACTATCCGTATTATGCCGAACATATGAAGCAGCTGGGTTTTGAAAAACAGGCTACTTGGGTGGAATACAGGATCAAGATTCCAGATACAATTTTTGAAAAAGTGGCAAAATTTTCGAAAATAGTTCGGGAGCGTTACAAGCTTTCGGTTATCCGTTTTAAAAATAAAAAAGAAATACTTCCTTATGTAGAAGATATGTTTGGGTTGCTCAATAAAACCTACAACACTCTTCAAACCTTTGTCCCGATCCAACAATACCAAATAGAGTATTACAAAAAAAAGTATTTCAGTTTTATCCATCCAGATTATATCTGTTGTATAAAGGATGAGAATGGTAAGTTAATTGCCTTTTCCGTGGTAATGCCTTCCTTTTCTAAAGCTCTTAAAAAGGCAAATGGCAAATTGTTTCCTTTTGGATGGAGCTACGTTGTGGCAGCCCAACGGAAAAATGATACAGCCGCATTTTATTTAATAGGCATTGATCCAGAATACCAAGGTAAAGGTGTAACCGCCATTATTTTTGAAGAGATGCAACATCTTTTCAATTCCAAAGGGATACAAACCGTAGAAACAAATCCGGAGTTAAAAGAAAATACTGCGGTGCAGCTGCTGTGGAAGGATTATAACCCACAACAACATAAAGAGCGAAGCACGTTTAGGAAGGATTTGTAA
- a CDS encoding transporter produces the protein MSTHFRLLFFLCLFPFSTVLAQYTDMINANRPGVSQGAFAVGRGILQFETGFSYGKEKHSLRKTETQGMGLDYAIRYGVFKEQFEISLIGEYESQNITYNPNTKQRIANFKSNTLGIKHLLYDPYKEMYKEKPNLYSWRKNNTFQWADLVPAVALYMGLNVDFPDNPLTQKNGSTISPKFMLTTQNNWVGGWVFVTNLIADWGTTSSPSYGYIVTLTHATNRYFSIFIENQGIKNDWYADQLLRGGAAALINPDFQVDLSFTTSFKDTPSKLYGRLGLAYRLDFHKQEEYLYDDVPEGEEKDQLKKSRDAQKKKDRLRRKLEREERIRERKERKNLEE, from the coding sequence ATGAGCACTCACTTTCGCTTACTATTTTTTCTATGTCTTTTTCCATTTTCAACTGTTTTAGCCCAATACACAGATATGATCAATGCCAATCGCCCGGGAGTGTCACAGGGAGCTTTTGCGGTTGGACGAGGCATCCTTCAATTTGAAACTGGTTTTAGTTACGGAAAAGAAAAACATAGCCTCCGAAAAACAGAAACCCAAGGGATGGGTCTGGATTATGCAATTCGTTATGGTGTATTTAAAGAACAATTCGAAATTAGCTTAATTGGTGAATATGAGTCCCAAAATATCACTTATAACCCCAATACTAAACAAAGAATAGCCAATTTTAAGAGCAATACACTTGGAATAAAGCATTTACTTTACGACCCCTATAAGGAAATGTATAAAGAAAAACCCAATCTCTATAGTTGGAGAAAAAACAATACTTTTCAATGGGCCGATTTGGTTCCCGCAGTTGCCCTTTATATGGGATTGAACGTGGATTTTCCCGATAATCCACTTACACAGAAAAATGGAAGCACGATAAGCCCAAAGTTTATGCTTACAACGCAAAATAACTGGGTTGGAGGTTGGGTTTTTGTGACCAATCTTATTGCAGACTGGGGCACCACTTCCAGTCCTTCTTATGGATATATTGTTACACTTACTCACGCTACAAACCGGTATTTTTCAATATTTATCGAAAACCAGGGCATAAAAAATGATTGGTATGCCGATCAATTACTTCGCGGAGGTGCGGCAGCGCTTATCAATCCGGATTTTCAAGTGGATCTTTCTTTTACAACAAGTTTTAAGGATACGCCTTCCAAGCTATATGGTAGACTCGGACTGGCCTATAGGTTGGATTTTCACAAACAGGAAGAGTATTTATATGATGACGTTCCCGAAGGAGAGGAAAAGGATCAGCTTAAAAAATCAAGAGATGCCCAAAAGAAAAAGGATAGACTGAGAAGGAAACTAGAACGGGAGGAGCGAATTAGAGAAAGAAAAGAACGAAAAAATCTTGAGGAATGA
- a CDS encoding DUF4834 family protein, with protein sequence MMSVLKTILIVLLVYYGLKLLIRFATPYILRYISKKAGQQFEQFFGNPARPDAHQQKEGQVTIDNIPSQNKSSGKKVGEYVDFEEVE encoded by the coding sequence ATGATGTCAGTGCTAAAAACGATTCTCATCGTTCTTCTGGTTTATTACGGGCTTAAACTTTTAATTAGGTTTGCTACGCCTTATATTCTTCGATATATTTCCAAAAAGGCGGGTCAACAGTTTGAGCAATTTTTTGGGAATCCAGCCCGGCCAGATGCTCATCAACAAAAGGAAGGACAGGTTACCATCGATAATATTCCTTCACAAAATAAAAGCAGTGGAAAAAAGGTAGGCGAGTATGTAGATTTTGAAGAAGTCGAATAA
- a CDS encoding GNAT family N-acetyltransferase — protein sequence MHKFDFLKDYILENTRVRLTPMQIEDVRNLQHFALNEPEIWEFSQQPASGLENLKNYIQMALKGRNERTAYPFVAFDKKIQEYAGSTRFYDYQEKQKTVQLGYTWYGKEFQGTGLNKQCKFLMLDFAFDFLNLERVEFRADARNKRSIAAMKSIGCTVEGILRSNCVAPSGRRDSIVLSILKNEWMGGIKKELLTKIEAEKNNPSI from the coding sequence ATGCACAAATTTGATTTTCTAAAAGACTATATTCTAGAAAATACAAGGGTAAGATTGACGCCTATGCAGATTGAAGATGTAAGGAATCTTCAACATTTTGCGTTAAACGAACCTGAGATATGGGAGTTTTCCCAACAGCCTGCAAGTGGATTGGAAAATTTAAAGAATTACATTCAGATGGCGCTTAAGGGACGCAATGAAAGGACAGCATATCCGTTTGTAGCTTTTGATAAGAAGATTCAAGAATATGCGGGTAGTACGCGGTTTTATGATTACCAAGAAAAGCAAAAAACCGTTCAATTAGGCTATACTTGGTACGGCAAGGAATTTCAGGGAACAGGACTAAATAAGCAATGCAAATTTTTAATGTTGGATTTTGCCTTTGATTTCTTGAATTTGGAAAGAGTTGAGTTTCGGGCTGATGCTCGAAATAAACGAAGCATTGCTGCGATGAAAAGCATTGGTTGCACGGTCGAGGGTATTTTGCGGAGCAATTGTGTCGCTCCTTCGGGCAGACGAGATAGTATTGTATTGAGTATCCTTAAAAATGAGTGGATGGGAGGAATTAAAAAAGAATTATTGACCAAAATTGAAGCGGAGAAAAACAATCCATCCATTTAA
- a CDS encoding carboxypeptidase-like regulatory domain-containing protein — translation MKNIILLLLFVFIAVNSFAQVHTVKGIVMNDANDDLLENVNIVNLNQVIGTTTNQKGEFEISATVNDTLYFSYLGFKSLRVRVTHDWLRFGDIKVKMTELGIALEEVVVRPVQLTGYVEIDAKLIPVYDNYRYRIGGLNTGYEGGSSQPGAVNKVLSSIFNPADFLYNVFGKRPKQMRKVQKMKEDDEIRNLLQSKFDRETLMAVLQLERVDIDEILNKCSYSKDFIQSANDLQILDAISNCYEEYKILNRKK, via the coding sequence ATGAAGAATATTATCCTGCTTTTGCTTTTTGTGTTTATAGCTGTAAATTCCTTTGCCCAGGTACACACGGTGAAGGGAATAGTTATGAACGATGCCAATGATGACCTGCTCGAAAACGTGAACATTGTAAACCTTAACCAAGTTATCGGTACTACCACCAATCAAAAAGGGGAGTTCGAAATTTCGGCTACAGTTAATGATACACTTTATTTTTCCTACTTGGGTTTTAAATCCTTAAGGGTCCGCGTAACCCACGACTGGTTGAGGTTTGGTGATATTAAGGTGAAAATGACCGAATTGGGGATTGCCCTTGAGGAAGTAGTTGTAAGGCCCGTACAACTCACGGGATACGTGGAAATTGATGCAAAGTTGATTCCCGTCTATGATAATTATCGATATCGAATTGGAGGGCTGAATACAGGATATGAGGGAGGTAGTAGCCAGCCTGGCGCGGTTAACAAGGTTTTAAGTTCCATCTTTAACCCAGCGGATTTTCTGTATAACGTTTTTGGGAAACGACCGAAACAAATGCGGAAGGTCCAAAAAATGAAGGAGGATGACGAAATTAGAAATCTGCTCCAAAGTAAATTTGACCGTGAAACTTTGATGGCAGTGTTACAATTGGAACGCGTGGACATAGATGAAATTCTCAATAAATGTAGCTACTCCAAAGATTTTATCCAATCTGCCAATGACCTTCAGATTCTAGACGCAATTAGTAATTGCTATGAGGAATATAAGATTCTGAATAGGAAGAAGTAG
- a CDS encoding T9SS type A sorting domain-containing protein — protein MKIFYTLLLVLFVQFSYSQIRFQNIPRDARFPERTLSQTIVADTPYQGYDETQPYLGQGEYQIFLDNVNGVLDKPIIILDGFDPGNSRGISDIYASLGFGGQNFADVLRNEGFDIVILNAPIYTTNGKTIDGGADYIQRNAMVLTALIQKLNTDKIGEEELVVLGPSMGGLIARYALSYMESNSLNPQTRLFISFDAPHRGANIPISLQYVINYFAEEVGDAGAQEVIDQLLKSPAAKEMLVDHLEGHLLSGSTYEQDPSKILPLGAPGFRNEFQTELDALGFPQNVRNVAISNGSVNGVTTGSPGMTIIDTNLTIDATTSVDVALKFTPEAAQTNTATNITLKFFGIPISTYQTLSKSPNYTDGVDSAPGGTGSISDALGDGGGNPVLIEFINALQQELYCFIPTMSSLAIDNPDWFATPNLSDSPFVAFSVPAQNEPHVAMDADNVQFALDEIRNGAMGIPESKIGEGYVLVQNPVGEKIDIAILGNDSQENLTATVFGITGQKLMVKTWTHPQQKLSFDHNLESGIYLLKLDNGRSVQTIKMVVE, from the coding sequence ATGAAAATATTTTACACCCTTCTTCTTGTACTTTTCGTGCAGTTCTCGTATTCGCAGATACGATTTCAGAATATTCCCCGGGATGCCCGATTTCCTGAGAGGACCCTCTCACAGACTATTGTTGCGGATACTCCTTATCAAGGTTATGATGAGACCCAGCCCTATTTAGGTCAAGGAGAGTATCAGATATTTCTGGATAATGTTAATGGGGTCCTGGATAAACCAATTATTATACTGGATGGTTTTGACCCTGGCAATTCTCGGGGAATTAGCGATATTTACGCAAGTTTGGGTTTTGGAGGGCAGAACTTTGCCGATGTTCTCCGAAATGAAGGATTTGACATTGTAATCCTGAATGCGCCCATTTACACTACCAACGGCAAAACGATAGATGGGGGCGCCGACTATATTCAAAGGAATGCTATGGTGTTGACCGCACTAATTCAAAAATTAAATACGGACAAAATAGGTGAGGAGGAGCTGGTGGTACTCGGACCAAGTATGGGAGGTCTTATTGCACGCTATGCCTTAAGCTATATGGAAAGTAATAGTTTGAATCCACAGACGCGTTTATTTATCTCCTTCGATGCTCCGCATCGGGGAGCAAATATTCCTATAAGTCTTCAATATGTGATCAATTATTTTGCTGAGGAGGTGGGAGATGCCGGAGCACAAGAAGTAATAGATCAATTATTAAAATCTCCGGCAGCTAAGGAAATGTTGGTAGATCATTTAGAAGGACATTTATTGTCCGGTTCTACCTATGAACAGGATCCCTCTAAAATTTTGCCGTTGGGCGCACCCGGATTTAGAAATGAGTTCCAAACTGAGCTTGATGCTCTTGGATTCCCGCAGAATGTGAGGAATGTCGCGATCAGTAACGGTAGCGTAAATGGAGTTACCACGGGAAGCCCAGGAATGACTATCATCGACACAAATCTTACTATTGATGCTACCACAAGCGTAGATGTTGCTTTAAAATTCACCCCCGAAGCAGCGCAGACCAACACCGCCACAAATATTACTCTTAAGTTTTTTGGAATCCCGATAAGCACTTACCAGACTTTAAGTAAGTCCCCAAATTACACCGACGGAGTGGATAGTGCTCCGGGTGGGACAGGAAGTATTTCTGATGCCCTTGGTGATGGCGGAGGAAATCCCGTTTTGATTGAATTCATAAACGCGCTGCAACAAGAATTGTATTGTTTTATTCCCACTATGAGCTCGCTGGCTATCGACAATCCTGATTGGTTTGCTACGCCCAATTTAAGCGATTCGCCATTTGTTGCATTTTCCGTTCCGGCCCAAAATGAACCTCACGTCGCAATGGATGCTGATAATGTTCAATTTGCCTTGGATGAAATACGAAATGGAGCCATGGGAATTCCCGAAAGTAAGATAGGTGAAGGTTATGTCCTAGTGCAGAATCCTGTAGGAGAAAAAATTGATATTGCTATTTTGGGAAATGATTCCCAAGAGAATTTGACCGCTACTGTTTTCGGAATCACAGGTCAAAAATTGATGGTAAAAACCTGGACCCATCCGCAACAGAAATTGAGTTTTGATCATAACCTGGAGAGCGGAATATATTTGTTGAAATTGGATAATGGTCGTTCAGTCCAAACAATTAAAATGGTGGTAGAATAA
- a CDS encoding DUF6122 family protein produces the protein MLQFLVHYSLHFIAPGIIAYVFFRAFWIRAWLIMIATMLIDLDHLLATPIFDPNRCSINFHPLHTYWALGIYIALLFFKKTRVVGIGLTLHFITDFIDCLWG, from the coding sequence ATGCTCCAATTTTTAGTTCATTATAGTCTTCACTTTATCGCCCCAGGCATAATTGCTTATGTTTTTTTTAGGGCTTTCTGGATTCGAGCGTGGCTCATTATGATCGCCACAATGCTAATTGATTTGGACCATCTTTTGGCGACACCCATATTTGACCCCAACCGCTGTAGTATCAATTTCCATCCGCTGCATACCTATTGGGCTTTAGGGATTTATATTGCTTTATTATTTTTCAAGAAAACTCGTGTAGTTGGAATTGGGTTGACCTTGCATTTTATTACGGATTTTATAGATTGTCTTTGGGGGTGA
- the rlmH gene encoding 23S rRNA (pseudouridine(1915)-N(3))-methyltransferase RlmH: MKITLIAIGKTDNRNLQSLMDDYSKRLGFYISFDLDIIPDIKNAKNLSETLQKKAEGDEILKRTFPSDTLILLDENGKSYSSEKFSEFLQKKMNSGLKNLVFVIGGPYGFSEEIYKRSNGKLSLSSMTFSHQMVRLFFIEQLYRAFTILKNEPYHHR; the protein is encoded by the coding sequence ATGAAAATTACCCTTATCGCCATCGGTAAAACCGACAATAGAAATTTACAATCACTGATGGATGATTACAGCAAGCGGTTGGGTTTTTATATTTCTTTTGATTTGGATATTATTCCAGATATAAAAAATGCCAAGAATTTAAGTGAAACCCTTCAGAAAAAAGCAGAAGGCGATGAGATTTTAAAACGGACCTTCCCTTCTGATACCCTCATTCTTTTGGATGAAAACGGAAAATCGTATTCCTCTGAAAAGTTTTCAGAATTCCTTCAGAAAAAAATGAACAGCGGCTTAAAAAACCTTGTTTTCGTTATTGGAGGACCCTATGGTTTTAGCGAAGAAATCTATAAACGTAGTAACGGAAAACTCTCCCTTTCCTCCATGACCTTTTCACACCAAATGGTGCGCTTGTTTTTTATCGAGCAATTGTATAGGGCGTTTACTATTCTGAAGAATGAGCCATATCATCATCGGTAG